From the genome of Fibrobacter sp., one region includes:
- a CDS encoding PHP domain-containing protein translates to MSILPGEKLRYAETHFKFRLPWSLLYRPWPEIFTDAPFQFVPDKTPLLWIVVRDAHRFPVAIKSLEISIRRLGENSPDETRRFDNLDLKADQPFHFFPVGIGALEPGLYEIFPKVVACRNGKERTFQRWNFPGLKPSPLKIQVLRHELPKPEGYAVGEMHCHTYYSADHVEYGASPAVMQQAAEAVGLDFVNFTDHAYDFAFAVEDYTKEAPSASARFQNLKDEIAALPAKPLLIAGEEISAGNSKGENVHMTALGPASYLPGLGDCGRYWLSNRPTLPIGRILEMTDAPCFAAHPLQQMGALEKFIFRRGYWKTADLHLDAKHPVRGIQFWNGIRDEGFKLGRAWWIDELGKGNFLLPIGGNDAHGDLNDSTFVRLPLFSLGNNRHHVFGRVRTAVLVGGILPNICHPERSAAESKDPGPQFLTQEKLKAAFAGDNCYITDGPALWWDREVDSVKFHAQSTQDLGGGFRYIRIYGRRILAGGKWATKEEICPESLVAASQNETITVHSSGYAYLRAECETATGRFAMTSVAKCVSDNK, encoded by the coding sequence ATGAGCATACTGCCCGGCGAAAAGCTCCGCTACGCGGAAACACACTTCAAGTTCAGGTTGCCCTGGTCCCTGCTGTACAGGCCCTGGCCCGAAATTTTCACGGACGCACCGTTCCAGTTTGTGCCGGACAAAACGCCCCTGCTATGGATTGTGGTGCGGGACGCCCACCGGTTTCCAGTCGCCATCAAGAGCCTAGAAATTTCGATCCGGCGCCTAGGCGAAAACAGCCCCGACGAAACCCGGCGTTTTGACAACCTGGACCTGAAAGCGGACCAGCCTTTCCACTTTTTCCCCGTAGGAATCGGTGCGCTGGAACCCGGCCTCTACGAGATTTTCCCGAAGGTCGTTGCGTGTCGCAACGGCAAGGAACGAACCTTCCAGCGCTGGAACTTTCCGGGCCTGAAACCCTCGCCGCTGAAAATCCAGGTACTCCGGCACGAGCTTCCCAAACCCGAAGGATATGCCGTCGGCGAAATGCACTGCCACACCTACTACTCGGCAGACCACGTGGAATACGGCGCAAGTCCCGCCGTGATGCAGCAGGCGGCAGAGGCCGTAGGACTCGACTTCGTGAACTTCACGGACCACGCCTACGATTTCGCCTTTGCCGTCGAAGACTACACCAAAGAAGCTCCTTCGGCATCGGCACGTTTCCAAAACCTGAAAGACGAAATCGCTGCACTCCCCGCAAAGCCGCTCCTCATCGCCGGCGAAGAAATCTCCGCAGGCAACAGCAAGGGCGAAAACGTGCACATGACCGCCCTCGGGCCCGCCTCCTACCTGCCGGGCCTCGGCGACTGCGGCCGCTACTGGCTTTCCAACAGGCCCACGCTCCCCATCGGGCGCATCCTCGAAATGACGGACGCTCCCTGCTTTGCCGCACACCCCCTGCAGCAAATGGGCGCGCTTGAAAAATTCATCTTCCGGCGCGGCTACTGGAAAACCGCGGACCTGCACCTAGACGCAAAGCACCCCGTTCGCGGCATCCAGTTCTGGAACGGAATCCGCGACGAAGGATTTAAACTGGGTCGCGCCTGGTGGATCGACGAACTGGGCAAAGGAAACTTCCTACTCCCCATCGGCGGAAACGACGCCCACGGCGACCTGAACGACTCCACCTTCGTGCGCCTGCCCCTTTTCTCCCTGGGGAACAACCGTCACCACGTCTTCGGACGGGTACGGACTGCGGTTCTTGTAGGGGGAATCCTTCCCAACATTTGTCATCCTGAGCGGAGCGCAGCGGAGTCGAAGGATCCAGGCCCGCAGTTTCTTACCCAAGAAAAACTGAAAGCAGCCTTCGCAGGCGACAACTGCTACATCACCGACGGCCCCGCCCTCTGGTGGGATCGCGAGGTCGACTCCGTAAAATTCCACGCCCAAAGCACCCAGGACCTGGGCGGCGGATTCCGTTACATACGCATCTATGGCCGCCGCATTCTTGCAGGCGGCAAGTGGGCCACCAAAGAAGAAATTTGCCCCGAAAGCCTCGTGGCCGCAAGCCAGAACGAGACCATCACGGTTCACAGCTCAGGCTACGCCTACCTGCGGGCCGAATGCGAAACCGCCACGGGCCGTTTCGCCATGACCTCCGTTGCAAAATGCGTGTCCGACAATAAGTAA
- a CDS encoding SDR family oxidoreductase: MIALFIGGTGTISMAITRLAVAQGWKLYLLNRGNRPAEDIPEGVEIINADIYDEAAVADKLKGMQFDVVCDFIVFHPSALERDYRLFKGRTKQFMYISSASAYQKPLSDYRITEGTPLANPYWEYSRNKIAGEEFLMRKYREVGFPITIVRPSHTYDERSIPLGVHGKNGSWQVAKRMLEGKPVIIHGDGTSLWTMTFNTDFARGFVGLMGNVHAIGESFQITSDETLTWNQIYKAVADALGVELKPYYVSSQFLADVSDYDLLGSLIGDKANSVVFDNSKLKRAVPTFRTEVLFDQGIRRTIANVLAHPEFQKEDPEFDAWCDKVIETLEAAKKNFK; the protein is encoded by the coding sequence ATGATCGCTCTCTTTATCGGCGGAACAGGAACCATCAGCATGGCCATCACGCGGCTCGCGGTGGCCCAGGGCTGGAAACTTTACCTGCTCAATCGCGGAAACCGCCCCGCAGAAGACATTCCCGAAGGTGTCGAAATCATCAATGCCGACATCTACGACGAAGCTGCCGTTGCAGATAAACTCAAGGGCATGCAGTTCGATGTGGTCTGCGATTTTATCGTATTCCACCCGAGTGCGTTGGAACGCGACTACCGGCTGTTCAAGGGCCGCACCAAGCAGTTCATGTACATCAGTTCGGCCAGCGCCTACCAGAAGCCGCTTTCGGATTACCGCATTACCGAAGGAACGCCTCTTGCGAACCCCTACTGGGAATATTCCCGCAACAAAATTGCGGGGGAGGAATTCCTGATGCGTAAGTACCGCGAAGTGGGTTTCCCCATCACGATCGTGCGCCCGAGCCACACCTACGACGAGCGCAGCATCCCGCTGGGCGTCCACGGCAAGAACGGCAGCTGGCAGGTGGCAAAGCGCATGCTCGAGGGCAAACCTGTCATCATTCACGGTGACGGCACGAGCCTCTGGACCATGACGTTCAACACCGACTTTGCCAGGGGTTTCGTGGGCCTGATGGGGAACGTCCATGCCATCGGAGAATCGTTCCAGATTACAAGTGACGAAACGCTCACCTGGAACCAGATTTACAAGGCGGTGGCTGATGCGCTGGGCGTTGAACTCAAGCCGTATTATGTGTCTTCGCAGTTCCTTGCGGACGTAAGCGATTACGACCTGCTGGGGAGCCTCATCGGTGACAAGGCGAATTCCGTGGTGTTCGACAATTCCAAACTCAAGAGGGCCGTGCCCACGTTTCGTACCGAGGTCCTTTTTGATCAGGGAATCCGCCGCACTATTGCAAATGTGCTGGCCCATCCGGAATTCCAGAAAGAGGACCCAGAATTTGACGCCTGGTGCGACAAGGTGATTGAAACGCTGGAAGCAGCGAAGAAAAATTTCAAGTAA
- a CDS encoding iron-containing alcohol dehydrogenase — protein MENFNFYSPTEFVFGMDRENECGALVKKYGGTKVLIHYGGGSAVRSGLIDRVKASLDAAGIPHVELGGVKPNPHDSLVYKGIEIVRQNGIDFILAVGGGSTIDSSKAIAMGVPYEGDFWDFYEGKASAACALPIGVVQTIAAAGSEGSGDSVVTKEDGMLKRGASSEHIRPKFAVQNPALLCTLPAYQTACGITDIMAHVFERYFTNTLEVEITDRLCEAVLLTMVKEGPRAIADPANYQVRANIMWAGTVAHNGVVGCGRSQDWNSHAIEHELSALYDCAHGAGLAVIMPSWMEYVVDHNVMRFAQMATRVFGCEMNFENPKATALEGIKAFRRFLHSIGMPINFAELGAKEEDIPKMVEKLNPGDGWGFVPLKAKDVTEIYKIAAHATL, from the coding sequence ATGGAAAATTTCAATTTTTACAGCCCCACAGAATTTGTATTCGGTATGGACCGCGAAAATGAATGCGGTGCGCTTGTCAAAAAATACGGTGGCACCAAGGTGCTTATCCACTACGGTGGCGGTTCTGCCGTGCGTTCAGGCCTCATCGACCGGGTGAAGGCGAGCCTCGACGCTGCAGGAATCCCCCATGTGGAACTTGGCGGCGTGAAGCCGAACCCGCACGATTCGCTCGTGTACAAGGGCATCGAGATTGTCCGCCAGAACGGCATCGACTTTATCCTTGCGGTGGGCGGCGGCTCTACCATCGACAGTTCCAAGGCCATTGCCATGGGCGTTCCTTACGAGGGCGATTTCTGGGATTTTTACGAGGGCAAGGCCTCGGCGGCATGTGCGCTCCCCATAGGCGTGGTGCAGACCATTGCGGCCGCCGGTTCCGAGGGTAGCGGCGACTCCGTGGTGACCAAGGAAGACGGCATGCTCAAGCGGGGTGCCAGCAGCGAGCACATTCGTCCGAAGTTTGCGGTGCAGAATCCGGCGCTCCTTTGCACGTTGCCTGCCTACCAGACGGCCTGCGGCATTACCGACATCATGGCCCACGTTTTTGAACGCTACTTCACGAACACGCTGGAAGTGGAAATCACCGACCGCCTGTGCGAAGCGGTGCTCCTCACGATGGTGAAGGAGGGCCCGCGCGCCATTGCCGACCCCGCCAACTACCAGGTGCGTGCGAACATCATGTGGGCGGGGACGGTAGCCCACAACGGTGTTGTGGGCTGCGGGCGCAGTCAGGACTGGAACAGCCACGCCATCGAGCACGAACTTTCGGCGCTTTACGACTGCGCCCATGGCGCGGGCCTTGCGGTCATCATGCCCTCCTGGATGGAATACGTGGTAGACCACAACGTGATGCGCTTTGCCCAGATGGCGACCCGCGTGTTCGGCTGCGAGATGAATTTTGAAAACCCGAAGGCCACCGCCCTCGAAGGCATCAAGGCTTTCCGCCGGTTCTTGCATTCCATCGGCATGCCCATCAACTTCGCTGAACTCGGTGCTAAAGAAGAAGACATCCCGAAGATGGTGGAAAAACTCAATCCGGGTGACGGCTGGGGCTTTGTTCCGCTCAAGGCGAAGGACGTGACCGAAATCTACAAGATCGCGGCTCACGCAACGCTATAA
- a CDS encoding Rpn family recombination-promoting nuclease/putative transposase gives MDDKNTNKRKHDSFFRWLFADVDRLRLLLELSAKVNRDVSEFIDAVNLDTLVRIPDSYSEVDDTGEADLAFRVNVSTGAPVLVGILVEHKSGQDPDTLNQVARYVRTLMKRYDRNRIFDGLPTMAIIFYNGKANWNPISHLEDGYPEFFRRVVLPFRCAFVNMADIPDSDCFACEDTATAMGIVAMKYAYDKDKLLELLPRFKESLRKMPHKEATCILEKISVYLKEYIGRDALKELDMAFVSIGQKYGFVSAGDEFRRELAEERQKAEAEKLETARKMVADGAISLEKAVSYFGYSKEQILGK, from the coding sequence ATGGACGATAAAAATACGAATAAACGTAAACACGATTCCTTTTTTCGCTGGCTTTTTGCCGACGTTGACCGTCTTAGGCTACTCTTGGAACTTTCAGCCAAGGTAAACCGCGATGTCAGCGAATTTATTGATGCGGTAAACTTGGACACCCTGGTCCGGATACCCGATTCCTATTCCGAAGTGGATGACACCGGCGAGGCGGACCTTGCGTTTCGCGTGAATGTCTCGACAGGAGCACCTGTTCTTGTGGGCATCCTGGTGGAACACAAGTCGGGACAGGATCCTGATACGCTTAATCAGGTTGCCCGCTATGTGCGGACCTTGATGAAACGTTATGACAGGAATCGCATTTTTGACGGGTTGCCTACTATGGCGATTATTTTCTATAACGGAAAGGCGAACTGGAATCCCATAAGCCACCTTGAAGATGGCTACCCTGAATTCTTTCGGAGGGTCGTGCTTCCGTTCCGTTGTGCCTTCGTGAATATGGCGGATATTCCGGACAGCGACTGTTTTGCTTGCGAAGATACCGCAACGGCAATGGGTATCGTGGCAATGAAGTATGCATATGACAAGGACAAATTGCTTGAATTGTTGCCCCGATTCAAGGAATCGCTGCGCAAGATGCCACACAAAGAAGCTACTTGCATATTGGAAAAAATAAGTGTATATTTGAAGGAGTATATAGGCAGAGACGCTCTAAAGGAACTGGATATGGCATTTGTAAGTATTGGACAAAAGTACGGCTTTGTGAGTGCCGGAGACGAGTTCCGCAGAGAACTAGCGGAAGAACGTCAAAAGGCCGAGGCGGAAAAGCTTGAAACCGCCAGGAAGATGGTGGCCGATGGCGCGATTTCTCTTGAAAAAGCCGTTTCCTACTTTGGGTATTCCAAGGAACAGATTCTAGGGAAATAG